The following nucleotide sequence is from Leopardus geoffroyi isolate Oge1 chromosome D4, O.geoffroyi_Oge1_pat1.0, whole genome shotgun sequence.
CAGTTGCCTGCCCCTTTCTTGCAAGCTccgatcccccccccccgccccctccagaaCAGATACCTGGCTGAAGGGCACTGTCCTACACGTCTCCTGATGTACTTCATGGCTTTTGATGGGCAGGATGATCCCCTGAGAAGCTGGGCCCGTTCTGAACATGAAGTGGTGCCAGAATCTCTTGGCTTCTTCCCGAAGAGGAGATTTCTCCATTTGCATCCCGTCTCTGGGCTGGGCGAGGGCCTGGGTCCCAGAAAGGAAGGGCCCACTGACCGAGTCCCGGGATGGGGGCGCTTCTCGCTCGGGCTTCTTCCAGAACCTGCCAAACCTGGACAgcatcttctccctctgcctctggcctTCCCCGGCACCTATCAGGTGTGGCACTGCCACGAAAAGATCCGGCTTCTCCTCAGCTTCCTCGTGGTTGCCCACGGGGAGCTCTCTGTGACTCCTTTCTAGGAGGGCGGGGGAAACAGAAGTCTGACTCTGGCGGCCATCCCGGTGCGGCGCAGCCTTCCCTAGAGGCAGGAGCACCAGCAGCCGAAGGAAGAGGAGACCCATGCTGGGAGGGCCCAAGCTTCTCTCAGATTCGCAGATGGTGAGGTCTAAAGGAAAGGT
It contains:
- the CER1 gene encoding cerberus produces the protein MGLLFLRLLVLLPLGKAAPHRDGRQSQTSVSPALLERSHRELPVGNHEEAEEKPDLFVAVPHLIGAGEGQRQREKMLSRFGRFWKKPEREAPPSRDSVSGPFLSGTQALAQPRDGMQMEKSPLREEAKRFWHHFMFRTGPASQGIILPIKSHEVHQETCRTVPFSQTITHEDCEKVVIQNNLCFGKCGSVRFPGAEQHPHTFCSHCSPAKFTTMHLQLNCTGLSPVVKVVMLVEECQCKTKTEHEHEPLLQAGSQAEFHAQDPFIPGFST